A segment of the Dunckerocampus dactyliophorus isolate RoL2022-P2 chromosome 19, RoL_Ddac_1.1, whole genome shotgun sequence genome:
gggagcCACGTTTGGTTGCTGCGCTTATTTTAATCATGCAATATGGTATGTGTGGGTCGCAAAATAAGAATTTGGAGAAGCTTTGTGCCACTTTTATGTCAACAACAACGTACAAAACCTATGTTACATATCCACTATGTATTACTATACATATTTACTTTTTACTATTGCAGCTAAACGACACTGTCACACAGCAATCTAATCCCAGACTGTGTTCCCTATTTAGACTATTTTCTGTATTGtagcatatacatacagtatatggactgCATTTCAACATATATGTACAATATATGGACTATATTGCAGCATATACAGACAATACATGGACGATTGTATGTATTGTTGCATATACATAAAGTTTCTGACTATATTTcagcatatacatacagtatatgactatATTGcagcatatacatacagtatatggactaTATTGcagcatatacatacagtatatgactatATTGcagcatatacatacagtatatggactaTATTGcagcatatacatacagtatgtgactatattgcagcatatatgtacagtatatgactatATTGCAGCATATAGactatactgtattgtacaGACAATACATGGACGATTGTATGTATTGTTGCATATACATAAAGTTTCTGACTATATTTcagcatatacatacagtatatgactatATTGCagcatatatgtacagtatatgactatataaagtacatacatatgacaatataaataaagtacatacatatgaCTATATTGcagcatatacatacagtatatgactatATTGcagcatatacatacagtaaatggactatattatatattatatattgtaacATATATTGTATACATATAGTATAATCTatccaatatacagtatatagacctgatcaaaatcttaagaccagttgaaaaattgctagaatgtgcattttgcacatttggatcttaatgaggttttaagtagagctacaatatgcaaaagcaagaagggagagtaagacaaaaaacatttggcgcttgtaatttaaccaaaaaaaatgaaataggttctttatcagttgatcaaaagtttaaaaccagaGGCTATAAAAGACAAAACCTgctcaaaatgtacattttctgtcaggcgttcacactgtcatgccctcctgatggctaaagctgagacgctttctctttttgaaacgTGGTCGGATTATCGAGCTGTataagcgaggcctctcgcagcgcgccattgctgctgcggttgggcgcagtaagacagtcattctacgtTATTGGAatgatcctgagcattatggaacaaaaaaagtaataaaaaaaaatcacacctgcgctgagccggaggatccgattggccgTCCATCAAaacacagggtggtcttccacccaaatgaaGGCCCTCACTGGTGCCCGTtcagactttgccagggagcatcaaacatgggacattgaaaggtggaaaaaagttttcttctctgatgagaaaaaatgtaaccttgacggtccagatggcttccaacgttactcgCATGACAGGGAGATCCACCCTGAGATGTTCTttacctggcacagtggaggaggggtccatcatgatctggggtgctttttcattcagtggaacactgaagcttcaggtggtgcagggtcgtcaaacggcggatgcttatGTGCAGacgttgcagcgggcatccctcatgactgaggccaaggacaacgctgcagttcacaatgctcacttgaccaaggacttcttcatggagaataacatcactcttttggaccatcctgcatgtacccctgatttaaatcccatagagaacatttggggatggatggcaagggaagtttataaaaatggccatcagttccagacagtggatgcccttcgTGATGCCCATCCTCTTGGAGCAACGTTCCCactcgcctcctggaaacactcgcatcaagcatgcctaaaCGATCATGTGTTTCACTGACTGAATTAGTCCAGAATATCATACTTGGTTCTTATGTTTGTGCAACATAGAAATGTGTGCAACTTACCAAACGGTATCGTTGCCAGCGTTATTTCGTTGGATTCTCACTTATGAATTTATGAAGACTAACCTgccttacttgttgatagtaggagaacatgATAGCGGTGGTAATTCAAGACAAAATGctgaaagtaaaataaatactgCACTTTGTCTATGActtatattgcagtatttgtcttatttattgtgtttatttgtacaaTGCATGCAGTGGCACCACAGTAAAAGGCGCATTATGTGTTCATTTATTAGTtcgagggaagagctgctgcctatatcagTATgggttgatattggtattggaaATGAAGTGCGGGACAATTGGATATGGGTGAGAAAACTGATTTTGATCATCTCTAATATGTATGCAATACATGGACTGCACTGGTAGCATGTGTATCCGGTGTATAGCGCGCATAGAAAGGTGCACATGCAGTGTAGTATATATAGCAGGAGCTGTGTCGGAGCAGCAGGGCTGGCATTCATCTGTCATTTGTTCTTCCTGTGTGCTTCTCCAGTCTGTCTGACATCTGCAAGCAAACAAAGCCAATACACAATCACAGGGAGGCCTTGTGGGCCCTCTTGTAATGTTTGTGTGACAAAAAAGGCAAATCCTTGCAATGGAATCAGATAATCACCAACCTGTGAAGAGCCTGCCCCAATCCACATCCCTCGCCACCCCCcttcccaccccaccccaccccaccccacccggGCCCCCGGATTAACTGTCTGTTTGGCTAATAATTTTAATCTGCCGGAGAGAGGGGCCAAGAATGGCCGACAAGGTTCGGAATAAACATCCTATAAAAATCCTCACACCCAACACCCCCGCCACCCCCCAGCCAATCGCCGCGCTTCCGTTACCTCCTGGAAAAAGCACCAAATACACCTGATCCCGAGCCACTTGCCCACCATACCAGGTCCGCAACTCCAGACACAAATAAGATCCGTGTGTGACTGCTGCCTGACATTGGCTGGTGGAATGTACACAACAcactctctgtgtgtgtgttgtgttgtgtgtgtgtgtgtgtgtgtgtgtgtgtgtgtgtgtgtgtgtgtgtgtgcacacaacCTGCACTCCAACAGTCACAGGGTCAAGACATCGTCTGTCTGGGACTCATCTGGACACAACTACTACACTGTTACATGAACAACTATCACCAATTCACATCAGCTCCTACTGCACATACGTATACTTGAATGAGTACAAATTGACATGAATGACTACATGAACAACTACGACAAATTTGTATTGGTCGTACGAAATCATATCAACAGCTACTACAAATTCACATGAATAACTATTACGAATTTACTTGAACAACTGTCACAAATACACACCAACAAATACAAATTCACACGACAACGGTcacaaatgatgatgatgaataatCCCCCCCAAAGTGTGTTGCATGTCCATGCATGCTGCAAAACAGCACATAGAGCAGCACATGGAGTGTAAAAGTGTGTATTTTACCTGCAGACTCCTATCATGAAATGCCACCAAGCATGCAAGAGTAATTACACCGATGGCACTCGAGTGTAATTGTTGCTGTTTGAAGATATCCTGTTGTGGATGGCTCCTGCATTGTCGCACCTTTGTTCTGATAAGGCTCCCTGCCCCCCTTCCACAAACTACTGGGAGGGCCGCGGAGATATAAAGGGGGCCCCAGCGAGGTGTCAGGGGACCCTAGtccactccactccactccaGCCCTGTGCGTCATCACTCCTTCAAGACCTTCCTCATGGATTTCATCCGCGCTTGTGTCCTCTGCACCCTCTTCCTCTTTGGTTTCAGCAAGGCGTTCACGCACCAGGATATGAAGGACGCGCTCCTGCACAAACTGGGCTTGGATGATGTCCCCAAGATTCACAAGCGGGATTTGGAGAACTTGGTCGTCCCGGCTCAAATCCGAAACAAGTACTTGTCCATGCTAAAGATGCACCACAGCAGGAGGCGCCGCTCTTTGCCGAGCCTGGCTGGCATCCTAAGAGGAATCCCCGGCAATGCTGGTAAGAAATTGGTCATTTGGACTTCCATCATGCATTGTGCGTAATTTACGCACGACTGTTACGCTGGATTGGTGTTAACAAAACGAGTATTTTTGTAGATATTTCCGGCGAGTACGTGTACTCTGACACCACTCGGCATCGAATGGTGTTCGACATGGAGGCGATGATCCCCGACAACAGCGAGGTGACCATGGCCGAGCTCAAGCTCTATCAGCGGGCGTCGCACAACAAGCGACTCGCGGTGGAGAGGAAGAGCCACCGGCCCGTCAGCAACGCCCGCGTCAGCGTCTACTGGGTCGAGGAGCTGCCCAACGGCTCCAACCGGACCTCGCTGGTAGACTCAAGGTGAGTTGTGACAACATCCGGTCTCTCACCTGCTGCAGCCATAATGAAATGTCACAAGGGATCTAATTAATAATGTTCACAGGTTGATCCCCATTCACGAGACGGGCTGGAAGAGCTTTGATGTGACCCAGGCCGTGCACTATTGGTCCAAAGCCCAGCAGAAGACGCCCATGCACCTGGAGGTGTGGATCGAGGGCGAGAGACCTGGCAGCTACGCGGCAGAGGTGGCCAAGAGTGTCCGCTTTACCACCCAGGAGCAGACGGACAACACCTTGGGAAAGCCCGAGCTCGTCCTTTACACACTCAACCTCGAAGAATACGGGTAAGGAGCTTTTGATATACCGGATATTGGAGCAATGTGACAATTAGCGCTACCTGCCACCTATGGGGGGCGTAATTTTACTAGTTTACGAACGCTTACGCATTTAAATGTATCTGACACAAGTGTTACTACTATGGAAGCACAGGATACTTGTATCATCTCCGCCTAAACGCTAGGGGCAGTGTCGTCCAGTGAGTCAAGTTCAGTTCAACTAGTTAGCCTGTTAGCTTACTTCGCCGCTAATGGGTGAACAAATAAAGCTAGTAATACAATAAATAGTAACGTACTGGAGCATGAAACAACATATGTGTCACAAAAGTGACTTTTATTGCATATGTTGAAACGAAAATTGGAGGAGAAGCCGTCAGCAAAACGATTTGTATAAATACAGGACGTAATGGACGGCAAACCGACCAATCACAATagaggtgggcgatactgcactTTTTCTAACatcgataccaagtaaataccaTACTGATACCTTTTTGTACCACAAATGTTTCAGgatttgtacaaaaacaaacaatttgatTTAATTTGACTATGAAAACCTATTATTGCAAAGCTCTTATCATAAACGagaataaaacaagaaaatatcaAGGTTtgcttgaaatatttcaagataCCGTACGGCTGAcataattttgcctttaataaaaaaataagcaatacctaaatacaacaatataagacaatgtaacagtaGCAACAAAATAATCCAAGTATTCCCTTTGGTTACGTGATAGTCTAAACAAGGGCGTAGCTAAAATACCCCAATCAAGGTGAAAAAACAAGCAGCGGTCATCTAACCCGCCGTCTTCCTTTCCATCGCAGCTCTCGCGGCGACTGCGACGCCCACCAGAACAAAGACGCCTGTTGCAGGGAGCAGTACTTCATCGACTTCCGCGCCCTGACGTGGACGCAGTACTGGATCATCGAGCCGGCGGGTTACCAGGCCTTCAGGTGCACCGGAGGCTGCAGGCAACCCAAGCGGAACTACGGCTACGGGGAAAGGAGGTGCACGGTGTCGGAGAGCACCCCGCTGCCCATCATGTACCTGGTGAAGAAGGGGGACTACACGGAGATCGAAGTGGCCGAGTTTCCCAATATGATCGTAGAGAGGTGCGCGTGCACCATGGACAATGTTTCCATCGTGTGAAGCTCAATCTGAAGTAGATCCTCGCTCTTTGTAAACGACCATCATCCAAGACTACCCACAAGTAACGGACACACcttaaaatatctatttttcatACGGACACAATATCGCATCTTGTGAAAGCATCCTCCTGCTAAAAAATGTTCAagtgacttgtgagacagcgcccaCTGCTggattatttacaaaaaaactgcaaataggtggggatctactgtattacgGCATTGTTTCATGGTATATTTAATGGCTTATAAAAAAGTACTTCTTATTTAAACACACGACAACTCATCTCTCAGCActttcttatatattttttgtacattttcatatgattttttttttaattagaactTGCATGAGTGTAAATTGTGTTTCACATGTTGTACATAATACGAAGGAATTtatgtttggaaaaaataaactaTTTTGTTTCACTAGAAAGTCTCTTCAACAACCACACATACGTTCTCAATTGACATTCATGGTGACATTCACATGCATGTTTCAGTACATACAGCTGCCCGGCTCCTTTATTTGCACTTTTAAGGAACTTGTGTCGCGTCCTAATGACTTGTCCTTGACATGTAATGCTTTATTTGCAGTGGGGGACGAACATGCAGGTAAGAAAACGTAAAAAGTGGGAATCGGGCTTAGACTGAGCCAAACACGCTTAATGCCGTGTTTGCTGTCTGACTAGGGGGTCTTGTCATTGCTTAATAACCTGCTGACGGACAGACACACTGGAAGACGAGTTGTGAGTCGTCTGTCTGAGGGAAGTGGATTCCCAGCAGTTGGGCAACAGTGGGAGGTCACAATGGTAAATggtaaatgaaaaacaatttgaaaaacaatgtatatactatatatacaaaCGTCCATATATTGGCTACATTATTTAGCAATGGggcaaatgtataaaaaaaaaataaattaaaatgattaaaaaaaattcaataaataaaaattgattatatgtaataatataacatgcacacatgataaaaacttacatttttaatttttaaaaataaattaaaaactatTTAGAATAATCAAAAAATGATAcaatatacatacaatacaaaaagtttaatttaatttataactAATTGataattaaatatttataaaagCATTACATAAAAAactcaaataaatacaaagataTATTAAATGTATCATTTGCATTATACAATGTTTAATTAAATTCTTAATTAAGAATTTACTAATGAAATGACTTTATTTAGGTAGtaattaaataaacataaaacattaaacataaaacataattaatcaaacaaataacaaattcaaatgaaaaaacattaaataaataaaaatattttgtaggTCATGATATAGTATGCACACATCGAAAAAGTTTACATTAATTAATAGTCAAATTACACATTAttgaaaaattaataaatttttgtttacaaaacccaaataaatatattgtatataataatataatatacatacatgaTAAAACCTTTAATTTAATTCATAACTAATTAATGATTAATTCaagatttaaaaataattgcacggaatttttttttaaacagatgaaataaaaaatatgtaattttataatatgcaaacattaaaaacattacataaatacaaatgttaaaataaaaaaatcataatcaaATTATTTATGATTAACAAAATAATTACAGATAAACActattttgaaaaattaaatgaataaaaaaaatactgtatatatatatatatatatatatatatatatatatatatatatattgtgatACACATACATTATTAAAAAGttcaatttaattattttacaaaaataaatgaaaacacaaaatataaaaatgcctacataaatacaatatataacactatatatgcatacacacaataatatatacacaattatacaaaaaagTTATTTGCGAATTCGTAAACTACCGGTTATTTCCTGCGGCTTTAATTGGTCATTTTTGAAATGTGATGTATTTTTACGTCTTTTTTTTAACGTCATAGTCATAGTCGTATTTTGCGTGCATGAATGTTGAGCGCGTCACAGGATACCACCGCCATGCCAGTCAGATAGCGTGCAATTTGCCCCACTACAGGGTTTGAGTGTTACAGGAATATCTGTTTAGAGTGGGGGTGTACGAAGTTCATTTAATGTTAATACCATGTGCAGCGTTGGGTGCGTCATGGcgaaaaaaaatcaccatgtATCCCAATTTGATGAATAAACATCAATGTTTATTACCATAAACTGCATTATAACTTTCATGGACGTACGAGATACAAAAGACAACCAACCTGTGGCGCTGTTAGTTTAATAGGAGGACCTGATAAACATaaagcaacaaaaataaaaatatagccATTTGATTTGTGTGGAAACACAAAGCATTGCATTCTAATAGATAAATCCTCAACATTTAAACATAGTGGACCACACAGCAGGACGCGGGCAAACTAACATTCATCACACTACAGTGGCAGTTGAATGAAGTACTTACATGCTTTAAAATCTCTTGGAGGAAGAGAAGAAGCAAAAGCTGTTCAGAAACGATAACGGTAGATATAAAAAGTGTGGATTGAAGTGAACTATGTAGCCCTTTTTGGTTTGCTGGTGAAAAATGAGCCAACAAATATCAAaacgagacttttttttttttaaataaaaaaagagccaaAGTTGAGTTTATTGCAAATCTATGAAGTTACAGTTAATAAGGAACTCATCTGCAGCTATAACTTGGACAGTGGACTCCattgacaaaacaatatcacCTTCTAACATACCTt
Coding sequences within it:
- the lft1 gene encoding lefty1; translated protein: MDFIRACVLCTLFLFGFSKAFTHQDMKDALLHKLGLDDVPKIHKRDLENLVVPAQIRNKYLSMLKMHHSRRRRSLPSLAGILRGIPGNADISGEYVYSDTTRHRMVFDMEAMIPDNSEVTMAELKLYQRASHNKRLAVERKSHRPVSNARVSVYWVEELPNGSNRTSLVDSRLIPIHETGWKSFDVTQAVHYWSKAQQKTPMHLEVWIEGERPGSYAAEVAKSVRFTTQEQTDNTLGKPELVLYTLNLEEYGSRGDCDAHQNKDACCREQYFIDFRALTWTQYWIIEPAGYQAFRCTGGCRQPKRNYGYGERRCTVSESTPLPIMYLVKKGDYTEIEVAEFPNMIVERCACTMDNVSIV